DNA sequence from the Tachysurus vachellii isolate PV-2020 chromosome 16, HZAU_Pvac_v1, whole genome shotgun sequence genome:
atcctgctgggtctgagtCCTTCTGTCAGAAAACGGGGGTGTCTTAAAGATAAAATACAGATCCGagtacagtaatacctcgagatacgagtttaattcattccgtgaccttgctcgtatctcaaattgctcgtatctcaaattgctcgtatctcaaattgctcgtatctcaaagcaattttccccatttaaattaattgaaatcccattaatccgttccagctcgcaaaattctactccagttgttttgtgtgttttgaatatgaaaaatgtacagtatctgtatttataaatgacaaatactgtataaaaacatacagtaataaaagagaatgttaaaaaataaactgattttacTTTACggggatgctcgtatctcaaaaatttgctcgtatctcaagccaaaaatacggtcgaatcacagctcatatctcaaaaaatttgtatgtcaaaacactcgtatctcgaggtatcgcTGTACaagaatgtccccctagtgtccaaACAGCAAAAAGTCCAGGCCAATTTCTGACAGATTACCTGGTAAATTATGAAGATCTAGATTTGGAAGAATgatgaaaatgtattattaggTCCCAGCAGTGTTTACAGACTCTTTCCTGATGATTTCTCGATTTTTGTTCTTGACTTTTATTCttccttttgttcttttttttgtttaatgaagTTTGCTAGAGATTTTACAGATAAGTAAAGAGGTTTACTAATAATATGCATCTAAGCATTCAGGAAAATTCCAGCATTTCATGGAACTCCATCTTAAACTTAATCACTAATGAATAATAAGCAAAATGTCCATTACTAATTAATGTTTTGAATGCATAATTAACAAAACCTAAGCTTGTTATAAGCTCGTTAATCTCCTAGCTAGTATCCTGTTACTGCTGCAGTTTATTACTTTCAACTAATAAGTCaggtgaatttattttattcatttatttttatttaattttatttcgttttatttatttatttatttatttatttatttatttatttatttatttaatataaatagttttttatAATGATAAATCCATATGTCTGACAAAACTAGTGTTACCTAGACATAAATTCAAATCTAAAATAATGTGTAGCCAGAAAAAAAAGTCCACTGAGTCAGTtccaataattattatttacaatccCCCAAGGCCCTATTCTTAATTCCTCTGATGGATTTGGATTTCATTTAATAGAAATCTAATAGATTTTTTTGATAAAGCTTTAATTTGAGactttaatgttcattttgaTAATAATCCTTTTGATAATTTGCCTATTCTAGATTCAGTAAGGGTTAATCATAACATAATAAGACCCACTCATACTGGCAGTCACACTCGGGCTGATACTATTATTCAAATGAgattgaaaaaataattatacattttaattacactGTATATCGTCCACAGTCTAAATCTCATCTCATTTAGGTGTCTTTTAACTCAGTAGACTTTAAGAGTAACTGGATCACTGTCCCACCCCAAAGACCTAGTTTAGGTAACTGAATGCTAAGAGTTAGTCTAGACAGTGTAGATAAtgtagctccacttaaaagaaaaataattggaGGAGAAAAAACTAGCATTCTGATATAATGAGCACAAGTGCACCTTAAAACAAGATCACAAGAAAAGCAGCAAAGCTAAATTATTAGTATTTCAAACagcatggaaggaaagcctCATGAGCTACAGAAAATCTCTTAGTTcaaatataataacaaaaataatcctaaattctaattttatacTGTAGTAAAACAAACATATGTAGTAGTAATGACTTAAAATATTTCAGtggaataaatgaaaatattaggCAAATACAGAGTATTTACTGAAAAGCAGACAATTTACTGTAGTTAACAATTTTGCTTTGTGTTCTGGGAATATCTGAGGGAATTAATGTGTTAGCAGTTAAGTCATGTTTAGCGTGATGTGTTTTAGTCATCTTAAATGTTCAATTTACTGCCCATTGTTCTGCATCTGcatataaacattgttttgGTCAAGGGCTTAATTTAGCATGTTAGGAGGGTTTGAGTCTAACACATAAAAACGTCATCTTACAGCATGCAGTCTGATAGGCAGCTAACTTTTCTGTTAGAAATATGTGGTAAAATCTGGTAAAGTATTAGTTagtgaaaattattattagtaatattactaagaatattattattagtaataacgTATTATTCGTTACTAAGAAATGATTAtagttattaaattattattgctTCAACTTTAGAATAAGAgatgtaaataaacatatttcatgGAAATTAAGCTCTAACTGCTGATCATtcaaattttactttaaaattcaTTCAATGTCTTAAAGTATTAGTGACTCgttgaactcattgtcatggtTCAAATAGCTTAAGATTTGCTAGGAATATTATACCAGAGTCCTACATTTatctctttaattatttttttaaaacttgctATATTATCTAGAGTGCAGCAGAACATCGGTCACCGTATTGAGCTCAGTGGGATCAGATGGTTAAACAATCAATGTTATAACTTTAGGGGATTTTTGTACCGTACAgttgatattttatattcatgcaCTAGTGacatagtgtatatattataaataagacacattttatattaaatgatcTCTATTATTTTCTGAGTAAACTCTTACTAAATCTACAATAGGCACAAACTCTGCTCCTCTGAGGATTTTGCTAATTATCAAATGAATGTTCACACTAGGTGCTTTAGGGGACACTGAGGTGTCACTCATTCACCTTGTCACTGAGTCTCTGCCTAAAGGACCCAGACTTTCCCTGTACTGTTTTCCTGTTTCTATACATGCTGGTGTGACCTAAGCTAATTGTGACCTCTGGTGTACAAACAGTGCCATTGCATTAAACTCCAAAAACTGATAAACTTCAGGCAGGTTATAGTGACACTGCACCTAATTTTAACGAGGGGTTTAATGTTTCCAAAAAGGCCACAGACCTGAAGGTCAGTCAAACAGAGCTGCAAAGACTGGCAAActatgaaatgtttaaaaatgtcattctgTTCTGTAGGTCTTTGTCCTATCAATTTCTTGCCTGaaccttttattattaaatataattattaattaataattatgaatataatttaatattactgCATTTGGATTCAAAAcaagtttgttcttttttcatcACTTGTTTTCTTGTAAGAAAATTttagaaatgtaattttattcccaaattattaattattattattatattattatattttttgccTATTCTCTGAACAACAGCTCTTTGTAAACCTTTTTTTAGCAGACTAGattgaatatttccaaaatataAGGAAATACTACTATGAAGCAACTTGCTTCATTCATCCTTCAATTCAAACAAGATGCCCGGTGAAGATACCCGgtccccacagcatgatgctgccaccaccatacTTCACCATAGGGATGGTGGGTCTTGAGGCATAAGAAGTGTTAGGTTTGCCATATACGTAGCACATTCACAGCCTAACCAGTGGGATATTTACACAAAAATTGTGGTTGCATGTTTAATTATTCACAGGAGGAAGCCAATGGTAAAGTAATTGTGTAACATTagtatttttaacaattttttttcctgaaaagacaaaaactaACAgcaattttctatatttttgaagcacaattaattaaaaaataaatactatgcAGCAACAAAACTTGCTATAGTGTGTTATTACAAAACAGATTCAATGAAAGTctttttgtgaatgtttttatttgttcacaCAAAATGCAAGTTAAAGATTTATCATCAGtcttaattaacatttatacaACTCTGACATCAAACATTGCTATCTGTCTTTGGGAGGATTTCGGTTCCTGCGCCTTGTATGatatctgcaaaaaaaaaataaaaaatacagactgaaatcaaaaactaaaattttcaaaattgagaacatttattttatttttagattgaAAACATTTGCCCATCTCAGTGACGGTCATTCTTTCATATTCTCCCTTTCTGGTTACAAGTTATTTCACAATTCTTACTCACATCAGCTTGTGAACCATTTATCAGGACAGAACTAACAACAGCTGATCACAAACATACATAATCACCATGGATCACTATGATTTAGCACTTCATGTAACTGCAATATTAAGCTTTAAATCATGCAAAATCACTGGGACTGATTTAAACACCTTCGACTTAAATTCCAATCTTCTACAAACTAATGAATAATGTTGAACTTACTGTCCGACCGGGTACCAGCGGTGCTTTGTGGTGTAGAACATCTTAGCAAGCTCCTCTATAGCTGGCatctttttgtcatttaaaaccTCCTTATTGAGCTGAGACTTTAAAACTAGATCATGTGTTTCTGTAGAATCAAGTGTAGGGTCCAGTCTGGGGATGGGCTGTAGAACAAAACTACAATGTCAAAACTTTATAACCAAACAAATCTAAATAAGCCGATCAGTACACAGCTACCTTTGTCAGCTCATAGGGGATGTCTGGAGCAGGATGGAAACACACTATAGTTTCACTGTCACGTGTCACACCAATCTCCACACCCCTGCTTAGGAAAGAGGAGAAGATGGATGTAAACAAATCATTATTGATTAATGTGTGTCAGCCAAGGCCTGGATATAAGGCAGGCCAAGTGTAACagaaaagaacaaacacaggGGCTGTAAAAACATCCAGAAACATCTACAAACTGTTAGGAGCTCATTcataaacatattaaaactGTTTACCTGTTATCACCACAAGCAGACGCCTGGTTTCTTAACGCTGGATGAAATGACAAGGTCTGAGCTACAAGGGGAATAAagtcaattatatatatatataaatatttatatacacagacTTCATAtgtaacaataaacacaatataaacaataatcacTACACTGTATTTCATATAGTcattaaaatgaagaataatAACACAGATCTAAATGTTAAGGGTTTTGTTATATTTACTTTAAGGTCTTCCTTTATTCCTTCAAATTGTCCTATATGAGACATTTACAGtttcccagaacacacacacacttacacacacatttacacacttacacacacatttacatatttaacacacttacacacacatttacacacacacatttacacacacatttacacacacacacacacatttacacacttacacacacacacacacatttacacacttacacacacatttacatatttaacacacttgcacacacatttatacacacacacattcacacacacattcacacacacacacattcacacacacacacattcacacacacacacattcacacacacacacacacacacacattcacacacacacattcactcacacacacattcactcacacacacattcactcacacacacattcactcacacacacattcactcacacacacacacacacacacattcactcacacacacacacacacacacacacacacacacacacacacacagtgtatgaTGTCACACAGTGTGCAGGTTTAACACATAACACCTCACATTCACAAATCTAATAATAACTCGACAAACATCAgaattaaatgtgattttaactCTTTACCTTTTATCTGAAGTAAGTCTTTGTTAGCGTTAAGAATGAACGGTAACCGGTTTAACTGTCTCCAGGTCGCCATTATTCCTGACGGGGGAAAAACAACCTGTAACACACAGCGAGATTTAACGAGAACGGATCTGAGGTCAGTTTCCGGTGCAATAATAATAGATGTCGCTGTGAAAAAGACGGCGCGTTGAGATTAAACACGCATGCGCAATAATTCGCGCAGGCGCTGTTTTACAGTATTTCCTATTCAGCTGTAAAGTGAAATGACAAAAGGTTGAATAAATGCctcaaaacataaaaatagtGTTTCATGTGTGTCATGTGTCAGTGTTGACTCCCACAATGTGTAGATTAATAAGTCTATGAAAGAATTTATTAATAACTTAGTAGTAATTGTATGAATCTGAGACAGAAAggtgtttattattactgtaatgaCACTGGGATCCTGTGCTGGAGGGGATTCTCAGgtttcagctctgtttctgcAGCCCTTAGTCCTCTAAACCCACAGAAACAATTGCAACACAAttctaaaacaataaaatcactaTGGACAAACAAAGTCTTTACAGAAATCTCTCTAGAAATCTcttttcactgcattttgtgtCACAATATAAGACTCTAAAAACAAAGGGTTAGCTTTGAAGTGTAATTTATTGTAATAAAGACATGTGAAAGCTTTTAGTCAATATAATAAACCCCAAACTCAACCCTTTTCACCTAACCAAAGtaaaatgataaagaaataCAATTGACCTTCCCTGTGAATGGCATCAAAG
Encoded proteins:
- the mrpl42 gene encoding 39S ribosomal protein L42, mitochondrial isoform X2 — its product is MATWRQLNRLPFILNANKDLLQIKAQTLSFHPALRNQASACGDNRGVEIGVTRDSETIVCFHPAPDIPYELTKPIPRLDPTLDSTETHDLVLKSQLNKEVLNDKKMPAIEELAKMFYTTKHRWYPVGQYHTRRRNRNPPKDR
- the mrpl42 gene encoding 39S ribosomal protein L42, mitochondrial isoform X1, which encodes MATWRQLNRLPFILNANKDLLQIKAQTLSFHPALRNQASACGDNSRGVEIGVTRDSETIVCFHPAPDIPYELTKPIPRLDPTLDSTETHDLVLKSQLNKEVLNDKKMPAIEELAKMFYTTKHRWYPVGQYHTRRRNRNPPKDR